The following are from one region of the Stigmatopora argus isolate UIUO_Sarg chromosome 9, RoL_Sarg_1.0, whole genome shotgun sequence genome:
- the LOC144082359 gene encoding endothelin receptor type B-like, translating to MKAISLLCFLMAVEVQTSRFIRDSPTVFDSSEVFNNNSSIPRLYSQPAGPRGSSPPMCSKPTEIKHAFKYVNTIVSCLIFVVGIIGNSTLLRIIYKNKCMRNGPNVLIGSLGLGDLLYIVIAIPINVYKLIAEDWPFGVYVCKMIPFIQKASVGITVLSLCALSVDRYHAVTSWSRVKGIGIPVWKVVEVTLIWVIAVLLAVPEALAFDMMEIPYRGNKLRVCLLHPEQTSNFVKFYQDIKDWWLFGFYFCLPLACTGIFYTLMSCEMLSRKKGMRIALNDHMKQRREVAKTVFCLVVIFALCWLPLHLSRILKKTVYDPNDPNRCELLSFLLVMDYIGINMASLNSCINPIALYFVSQKFKNCFQSCLCCWCYGTSTLDERGSGLGWKGSYHGNGLNRSSSRSSQKYTSSS from the exons ATGAAAGCAATCTCTTTGCTTTGTTTCCTGATGGCTGTTGAGGTTCAGACCTCTCGGTTCATCCGGGACTCCCCGACTGTGTTTGACTCTTCGGAAGTTTTCAATAATAATTCTTCCATCCCACGCCTATACTCGCAGCCAGCCGGGCCGAGGGGCTCCTCACCCCCCATGTGTTCAAAGCCCACAGAGATTAAGCATGCCTTCAAGTATGTCAACACCATTGTGTCCTGCCTGATTTTTGTGGTCGGGATCATTGGCAACTCTACACTGCTAAGAATTATATACAAGAACAAGTGCATGAGGAATGGGCCCAACGTCCTGATTGGCAGCCTGGGATTGGGGGACCTACTATATATCGTCATTGCAATCCCCATCAATGTGTATAAG TTAATAGCAGAGGACTGGCCATTCGGGGTGTATGTCTGCAAGATGATACCATTTATCCAAAAAGCTTCAGTGGGTATTACTGTCCTTAGCCTTTGTGCTTTAAGTGTGGACCG CTACCATGCCGTGACATCATGGAGTAGGGTGAAGGGGATAGGCATCCCTGTGTGGAAAGTTGTGGAGGTGACTCTCATTTGGGTGATTGCTGTGCTGCTAGCAGTACCTGAGGCACTTGCGTTCGACATGATGGAGATTCCGTATAGAGGCAACAAGTTACGTGTGTGTCTGCTGCATCCAGAACAGACCTCCAACTTTGTAAAG TTTTACCAAGACATAAAAGACTGGTGGCTGTTTGGATTCTACTTCTGCCTACCGCTTGCCTGTACAGGAATCTTTTACACGCTCATGTCCTGCGAGATGCTGAGTCGCAAAAAAGGCATGCGGATTGCACTCAATGACCACATGAAACAG aGGAGGGAAGTGGCCAAGACAGTTTTCTGCCTCGTGGTGATTTTTGCTCTCTGCTGGCTTCCACTTCACCTCAGCCGCATTTTGAAGAAAACAGTCTATGACCCAAATGACCCAAACCGCTGTGAACTCCTCAG CTTCCTCTTGGTGATGGATTACATCGGCATCAACATGGCTTCCCTGAACTCCTGCATTAACCCCATTGCCCTCTATTTTGTGAGTCAGAAGTTCAAAAACTGCTTCCAG TCTTGCCTATGCTGTTGGTGCTATGGAACATCTACACTGGATGAACGAGGCTCGGGCCTTGGTTGGAAGGGTTCCTACCATGGCAATGGACTAAATCGCTCCAGCTCCCGCTCCAGTCAGAAATACACAAGCTCCTCATGA